A single Desulfovibrio gilichinskyi DNA region contains:
- a CDS encoding tyrosine-type recombinase/integrase — MKNTKTGLTPVTDITYDLVERALNHIAKTVSPHRANVHRKLLVAAWNWGIKAHDLPPKNPFSVDSYKVDKTEKYIPPIDDFWTLVDSVKPHEQRLLLTFLYTGSRRNEILSLKWKDVDFNKNIVWLETRKRRGGGVHRDAVPMVDALKEALQEQRLETGLQGFVFINPSTSQPYSPFTKLMNGWCSEAQIKPFNFHAIRHLSASILADKGYSLPDIQKLLRHKAVTTTAHYLHSLGMTSLDLEGAFDRPVKKQKVSEMVNRTEKRVNEIACD; from the coding sequence ATGAAAAACACGAAAACGGGCCTTACTCCAGTCACAGATATAACTTATGATTTAGTTGAAAGAGCTTTGAACCACATAGCTAAAACAGTATCACCGCATCGTGCTAATGTTCATAGAAAGTTACTTGTAGCGGCTTGGAATTGGGGCATTAAAGCTCACGATTTACCGCCCAAGAATCCCTTTTCAGTGGATAGCTACAAAGTTGATAAGACTGAAAAGTATATTCCACCGATAGATGATTTTTGGACACTTGTTGATTCTGTGAAGCCGCACGAACAAAGATTGCTTTTAACTTTCCTTTATACAGGAAGCAGAAGAAACGAAATTCTGTCTCTTAAGTGGAAAGATGTGGATTTCAATAAAAATATAGTTTGGCTTGAAACGAGAAAAAGACGTGGCGGCGGTGTTCATCGTGATGCCGTGCCGATGGTTGACGCATTGAAAGAAGCCTTGCAGGAACAAAGATTAGAAACAGGCTTACAGGGCTTTGTTTTTATCAACCCCTCAACTTCTCAGCCATATAGTCCATTTACCAAATTAATGAACGGGTGGTGTTCAGAGGCCCAAATAAAGCCTTTTAACTTCCATGCTATCCGGCACTTGTCAGCATCGATACTCGCTGATAAAGGCTACTCATTACCTGATATTCAAAAACTTCTACGACATAAAGCAGTCACGACAACAGCGCACTATTTGCACTCATTAGGAATGACAAGTCTTGATTTAGAAGGAGCTTTTGACAGGCCAGTAAAAAAACAAAAGGTGAGTGAAATGGTGAACAGAACAGAAAAAAGGGTGAACGAGATAGCCTGTGATTAG
- a CDS encoding M24 family metallopeptidase: MSNIVKNIAVPREELELRWAKARKFLAQTAPEAGGLLAFSKLQIFYLSGTIVNGVLWLPIEGEPVLFVRRSVERAHIESSIKNICAFKSFKDLAPLAKNACQPLSRVIGAETAGLTWQLGEMLTSRIYETKFVPCDEVLAFSRSLKSEWELAIMRKAGELHNMALVDIVPEVLLPGMTELEIAHFIWNIFFELGHQGHMRMQAFGEEVFLGVVSAGESGVYPNSFNGPLGMRGEHPASPFMGSSTKKWEKGSLLSTDVGFVMEGYHTDKTQVYWSGSKDSVPSEVMNAQSFCKDMQDLAAENLKPGALPSDIYALVMSEAEKSGYLEGFMGLGESKVPFLGHGIGLTIDGYPPIAKGFDVPIEEGMVFALEPKLGIPGVGMVGVENTFEITKDGAKSITGNNFDMIFID; encoded by the coding sequence GTGAGCAATATTGTAAAAAATATAGCCGTTCCTAGAGAAGAACTTGAATTGCGCTGGGCTAAGGCAAGAAAATTTTTAGCTCAAACAGCTCCTGAAGCTGGCGGATTATTAGCATTTTCTAAATTACAGATTTTTTATTTATCAGGAACAATTGTTAACGGAGTTCTTTGGCTGCCAATTGAAGGTGAACCTGTTCTTTTCGTTCGCAGGTCTGTTGAAAGGGCGCATATTGAAAGTTCAATTAAAAATATATGTGCATTCAAATCCTTTAAAGATCTTGCTCCACTTGCAAAAAATGCATGTCAGCCTTTATCGAGAGTTATCGGTGCTGAAACTGCCGGACTTACATGGCAGCTCGGCGAGATGCTTACTTCCAGAATATACGAGACTAAATTTGTTCCTTGCGATGAAGTTCTTGCTTTTTCACGCTCGCTGAAATCTGAATGGGAACTTGCAATAATGCGCAAGGCCGGAGAGCTTCACAACATGGCTCTTGTTGATATTGTGCCGGAAGTTTTACTGCCCGGAATGACAGAACTTGAAATAGCGCACTTTATCTGGAACATCTTTTTTGAGCTCGGTCATCAAGGCCATATGCGGATGCAGGCTTTCGGGGAAGAAGTATTTTTGGGGGTGGTTTCCGCCGGAGAATCAGGTGTATATCCGAACTCATTTAATGGCCCTTTAGGGATGCGCGGTGAGCATCCGGCATCTCCTTTTATGGGCAGCTCCACAAAAAAGTGGGAAAAAGGAAGTTTGCTTTCCACTGACGTAGGGTTTGTCATGGAAGGATACCATACCGATAAAACACAAGTTTACTGGTCCGGTTCAAAAGACTCAGTTCCATCCGAGGTTATGAACGCGCAGTCATTTTGTAAAGATATGCAGGATTTGGCCGCAGAGAATTTAAAACCCGGCGCACTGCCTAGTGATATTTACGCATTGGTCATGAGCGAAGCTGAAAAGAGCGGATATCTCGAAGGGTTCATGGGGCTTGGTGAGAGTAAAGTGCCTTTTTTAGGACATGGAATTGGACTGACTATTGATGGATATCCACCAATAGCTAAAGGGTTTGATGTGCCTATTGAAGAAGGAATGGTCTTCGCGCTGGAGCCTAAACTTGGAATCCCCGGTGTCGGAATGGTCGGAGTGGAAAATACTTTTGAAATTACAAAGGACGGCGCAAAATCCATCACCGGAAATAATTTCGATATGATTTTTATAGATTGA
- a CDS encoding YkgJ family cysteine cluster protein, whose protein sequence is MIEAFDCKRCGHCCQGEGGIIMTPKDRSRLADHLGLSEEEMVLKYSETVNGKIRLKSKEDGYCIFFAEGCGIHPGRPDICRAWPFFRGNLIDKTSWEMIQDYCPGVNKDAGHEQFVIQGKEYIRAEGLRQHDPEVAPNALITEDD, encoded by the coding sequence ATGATTGAAGCGTTTGATTGCAAAAGATGCGGCCACTGCTGTCAGGGCGAAGGCGGTATCATCATGACCCCAAAAGACCGCTCAAGACTGGCTGATCACCTTGGTCTGTCAGAAGAAGAAATGGTTTTAAAATACAGCGAAACCGTAAACGGTAAAATCCGTCTGAAAAGCAAAGAAGACGGGTATTGCATTTTTTTTGCTGAAGGTTGCGGAATTCACCCCGGCAGACCGGATATTTGCAGAGCATGGCCTTTTTTCAGAGGAAATCTGATTGACAAAACAAGCTGGGAAATGATTCAGGATTACTGTCCGGGTGTTAATAAAGATGCAGGACATGAACAATTTGTTATTCAAGGCAAAGAATACATTCGCGCCGAAGGGTTACGCCAGCACGACCCTGAAGTAGCACCAAACGCACTTATTACTGAA
- a CDS encoding CoA-binding protein — protein sequence MLLLDEKKLASLLSEVKVIAVIGAVDKPGRPVDMVGRYLIESGYTVIPVHPKRQDVWGLKTYKSILDIPERIDLVDVFRAPDFCPEHAEECLKLNTLPKVFWMQQGIHSPAARELLSAKDITVIEDRCIMVDHKRLVGKKL from the coding sequence ATGTTGTTACTTGATGAAAAAAAGTTAGCCTCGCTTCTAAGTGAGGTCAAGGTCATAGCCGTGATCGGGGCAGTAGATAAACCTGGCAGACCTGTTGATATGGTTGGCCGCTACTTGATTGAATCCGGATATACAGTTATTCCCGTTCATCCTAAAAGACAGGATGTCTGGGGTTTAAAAACCTATAAATCCATTCTTGATATTCCGGAAAGAATTGATCTGGTAGACGTTTTCAGGGCACCGGACTTCTGCCCGGAACATGCTGAAGAATGTTTAAAACTAAATACGCTTCCAAAAGTTTTCTGGATGCAGCAAGGCATACACAGCCCGGCCGCACGGGAACTATTAAGCGCGAAAGATATTACTGTGATTGAAGACAGATGCATAATGGTTGACCATAAAAGGCTTGTAGGCAAGAAATTATGA
- a CDS encoding protein-disulfide reductase DsbD family protein, whose amino-acid sequence MSLKTYLAIFISILFLTAAAFPNQAYSAQNQNQNLSTKWKLYKLSPEDQAKTGLQTDILAALILETKNGWYTYSHNPGKMGQPTTLKVTLLPRKTMLLPIYLAGKLKDDPFNPGSKIEVYPSPTPILIPIPSGLKSFTLQAKLSLLMCSKTACMPFKTDLSFLGMGVLPEKLSPASSQEWWPHFLEASQKADKSKISLKNISAQINKTEQILKTEIKPVPAAADNNTATESELIPVPPKAKTTAAFSLESLKPQSFTPGLEVSNLTTAVLFGILAGLLLNFMPCVLPVISLKLSALLAGSQHEEEKERRRRFREHNLFFAIGIILYFGVLSGILGFTGLAWGQIFQKPPVVIILTGIVFALSLSLFGIYNLPIVDLKISTASSGPRRQALFTGVLATLLATPCSGPFLGGVLGWAMIQPPYVIGSVFISVGAGMALPYIAMAIFPGLVKKFPKPGAWTLWVERAAGFFLAATCIYLISILPENMLIPTLIFLWFTGVAAWMWGLSSGCNTKSSMIILRTAALAICIAAGFWAKTPPVHTAQWISFKQDDFAERIGKEAMLVEFTADWCPSCKILEQTVLTSGNLNRWQEKYNLSYIKVDLTAPDKTADAFLRAMGSRSIPLAAIFKKGSNSTAPTVIRDLYTTGQLDEALREALSGD is encoded by the coding sequence ATGAGTTTAAAGACATATTTAGCAATATTTATCAGTATATTATTCCTGACAGCCGCTGCCTTCCCCAATCAGGCTTACAGTGCTCAAAATCAAAATCAGAACCTCAGCACTAAGTGGAAACTGTATAAACTAAGCCCTGAAGACCAAGCGAAAACAGGACTTCAAACGGATATTTTAGCCGCCCTTATTCTTGAAACCAAGAACGGCTGGTACACATACTCTCATAACCCCGGGAAAATGGGGCAACCTACGACATTAAAGGTAACTCTGCTCCCGCGTAAAACAATGCTTTTACCTATTTACCTTGCCGGGAAGCTGAAAGACGACCCTTTCAATCCGGGTAGTAAAATAGAAGTCTACCCTTCCCCTACTCCCATACTTATACCAATTCCTTCCGGGTTGAAATCTTTCACCCTGCAGGCAAAGCTCTCTCTACTCATGTGCTCAAAAACTGCGTGCATGCCGTTCAAGACTGACTTAAGCTTCCTCGGCATGGGAGTTCTTCCTGAAAAGCTTTCTCCTGCCAGTTCACAGGAATGGTGGCCCCATTTTTTAGAAGCTTCTCAAAAAGCTGATAAGAGCAAAATTTCTCTTAAAAATATTTCTGCACAAATAAATAAAACTGAACAGATCTTAAAAACTGAAATCAAGCCGGTCCCTGCCGCTGCTGACAATAACACTGCAACGGAATCAGAACTGATCCCCGTTCCGCCTAAAGCGAAAACAACCGCTGCATTTTCACTTGAATCTTTAAAACCGCAATCTTTTACCCCCGGCCTTGAAGTTTCAAACCTTACGACAGCTGTTCTTTTCGGGATTCTGGCAGGATTACTGCTGAATTTTATGCCGTGCGTCCTTCCGGTTATCAGCTTGAAACTTTCCGCCCTGCTGGCAGGATCTCAGCACGAAGAGGAGAAAGAACGCAGAAGACGCTTTAGAGAACACAATCTGTTTTTTGCCATCGGTATAATACTTTACTTCGGAGTCCTGAGCGGGATTTTAGGATTTACAGGACTGGCATGGGGACAGATTTTTCAAAAGCCGCCAGTTGTCATCATACTGACCGGAATAGTCTTTGCGCTGAGTTTAAGTTTATTCGGAATTTACAATCTGCCGATAGTGGACCTTAAAATAAGTACCGCAAGTTCAGGACCGCGCAGACAGGCTTTGTTCACAGGCGTGCTTGCAACTCTTCTGGCAACACCTTGCAGCGGTCCGTTTTTAGGCGGGGTTCTCGGATGGGCCATGATTCAGCCTCCTTATGTAATCGGCAGTGTGTTTATAAGTGTCGGGGCGGGGATGGCTCTACCGTATATTGCAATGGCAATATTTCCGGGTCTCGTAAAAAAATTCCCGAAGCCCGGAGCATGGACTCTCTGGGTTGAACGCGCCGCAGGTTTTTTCCTTGCAGCAACGTGCATATATCTGATCAGCATTCTGCCTGAAAATATGCTCATACCCACACTTATTTTCTTATGGTTCACAGGAGTTGCGGCGTGGATGTGGGGACTTTCCTCCGGCTGTAACACCAAATCAAGTATGATAATTTTAAGAACTGCAGCACTTGCCATCTGTATTGCCGCCGGATTCTGGGCCAAGACTCCGCCTGTACATACTGCCCAGTGGATAAGTTTTAAGCAGGATGACTTTGCGGAGAGAATCGGCAAAGAAGCCATGCTTGTAGAATTCACGGCAGACTGGTGCCCATCCTGCAAAATTCTTGAGCAAACAGTTCTCACATCAGGCAACCTTAATCGCTGGCAGGAAAAATATAATCTCAGTTATATAAAAGTGGATCTCACCGCTCCTGACAAAACTGCTGACGCTTTTCTACGTGCTATGGGTAGCAGATCAATCCCGCTTGCTGCCATTTTTAAAAAAGGCAGTAACAGTACGGCTCCGACAGTTATTCGGGACCTATACACTACAGGTCAATTGGATGAAGCTTTAAGAGAAGCACTTAGCGGAGATTAA
- a CDS encoding iron-containing alcohol dehydrogenase: MLNFQFFIPTRLIFGPGKLAELGTTPNLPKGNKALIVIGESGAMITNGYLDKVQAALGRQNIATIVFDNISPNPKSDQIDEAAKFAREKNIDFIVALGGGSTIDAAKAIALLTANVGKCWDFIQAGSGGGITAENPSIPLIAIPTTAGTGTEADPWAVISKSGGTEKISLGNDSTFPYMSIVDPELMLSVPPRTTAYTGIDAFFHAVETFVSTEHQPMSDMLALESVHLITNYLPMAIEQGDNIEARTVMAWASTAAGMCETLSRCISQHSLEHALSAMYPDLPHGLGLAKLSLPYFKRLVPGSPDRFEDLAMAMGYDTSEFDENQRASVFLEGLRVLLDRTGLAEESLKTYGAKEEDVPKLVEIAMTTMGKLFAFTPTEMDQDDLECIMSEAIAG; this comes from the coding sequence ATGCTTAACTTTCAATTTTTCATCCCTACCAGACTTATTTTCGGCCCCGGCAAACTTGCGGAACTGGGTACTACTCCTAATCTTCCTAAAGGGAATAAGGCTCTCATCGTAATCGGTGAATCCGGCGCAATGATAACCAACGGCTACCTTGATAAAGTTCAGGCCGCACTCGGCAGGCAAAATATTGCGACAATAGTTTTTGATAATATTTCTCCAAATCCGAAGTCAGATCAGATTGACGAAGCAGCTAAATTCGCCCGCGAAAAAAATATCGATTTTATTGTTGCACTCGGCGGCGGCTCCACAATCGACGCAGCAAAAGCAATTGCCCTGCTGACCGCTAACGTCGGTAAATGCTGGGACTTCATTCAAGCCGGATCAGGCGGAGGAATTACTGCTGAAAATCCTTCCATCCCGCTGATTGCTATCCCGACCACAGCAGGAACAGGAACAGAAGCCGATCCTTGGGCGGTTATCAGCAAAAGCGGCGGCACTGAAAAAATCAGTCTCGGCAACGATTCAACTTTCCCGTACATGTCAATTGTCGACCCCGAATTGATGCTCAGCGTACCGCCGCGCACTACGGCATATACCGGAATTGATGCATTCTTCCACGCTGTCGAAACTTTTGTTTCAACAGAGCATCAGCCGATGAGTGATATGCTGGCCCTTGAGTCAGTTCATCTCATCACAAATTATCTGCCGATGGCGATTGAGCAGGGAGACAACATTGAAGCACGCACTGTTATGGCATGGGCCAGCACCGCGGCCGGTATGTGTGAAACTCTTTCCCGCTGTATCTCCCAGCATTCTCTGGAACACGCTTTAAGCGCAATGTATCCTGATCTTCCGCATGGACTGGGGCTTGCTAAACTTTCACTTCCATACTTTAAACGCCTTGTGCCCGGCAGCCCTGACCGCTTTGAAGATCTTGCTATGGCAATGGGGTACGACACTTCAGAATTTGATGAGAATCAGCGTGCATCAGTGTTTCTGGAAGGATTACGCGTCCTGCTCGACCGTACCGGTCTAGCTGAGGAATCACTTAAAACCTACGGCGCAAAAGAAGAAGATGTTCCTAAACTCGTTGAAATTGCAATGACCACAATGGGCAAACTTTTCGCATTCACTCCGACAGAAATGGATCAAGACGACCTTGAATGTATTATGTCTGAAGCTATTGCAGGGTAA
- a CDS encoding AMIN domain-containing protein has translation MPVKNKKIIQCPFCNSNRLYLRRGLVSDAFISLLTSVRSFTCGSCSRSFRKYNNYFTSKQALVHILIILAIVAIANPDLINPKNWLMQEQVAAVQETPATGQLSSEADPEELLVNNETIAIATAVNGTSELNATSTYQPEIIDNATEIEVVNGTANGTAGASQENATVTEVGFNATEINVAAVKNPVKTGLQGGRLNSIYFKNIDKKTRINLDMGGSPLSYTSFFLRNPDRLVVDVIGKWEYFGPTTLRPENPIFSRFRIGIYENKLRMVMDLKGNTPAPTISKTDTGLNIDVK, from the coding sequence ATGCCCGTCAAAAATAAAAAAATTATTCAGTGCCCGTTTTGCAACAGCAACCGTCTCTATCTTAGACGCGGATTGGTTTCTGATGCATTTATTTCGCTGCTGACATCAGTAAGATCATTTACATGCGGTTCGTGCAGTAGAAGTTTTCGAAAATATAACAACTATTTTACCAGCAAACAGGCTCTTGTTCACATTCTGATAATACTTGCAATAGTTGCCATTGCTAATCCTGACCTGATCAACCCTAAAAATTGGTTGATGCAGGAACAGGTGGCAGCAGTGCAGGAAACACCTGCAACAGGTCAGCTGAGCTCTGAAGCAGATCCTGAAGAATTACTCGTGAACAATGAAACCATCGCAATTGCCACGGCTGTAAACGGAACAAGTGAACTTAATGCCACTTCGACCTACCAGCCGGAAATAATAGACAATGCTACGGAAATTGAAGTTGTAAACGGAACAGCAAACGGAACGGCCGGCGCGAGTCAAGAAAACGCGACAGTTACGGAAGTAGGTTTCAATGCAACAGAAATAAATGTAGCGGCAGTAAAAAATCCTGTCAAAACAGGCCTTCAGGGTGGAAGGCTTAATTCCATATACTTTAAGAACATAGATAAGAAAACGAGGATAAACCTTGATATGGGAGGCTCGCCGCTTTCTTATACATCCTTTTTCCTGCGTAATCCTGACAGGCTTGTAGTAGATGTTATAGGTAAATGGGAATACTTCGGACCAACAACGTTGAGACCTGAAAATCCTATTTTTTCCAGGTTCAGAATCGGAATTTATGAAAACAAATTACGCATGGTTATGGACCTGAAGGGGAACACTCCTGCTCCTACAATTTCTAAGACTGACACAGGTCTGAATATTGATGTAAAGTAG